The genome window GACCATCGGCTTTTTCGTTGAGGATTTTCTCAGCAAACGCCTTGGTGATGGTATCGACTTTCTGGATGCGTGCGTTCTTTTCGATGCGCGCATGCGCCCGGCGGCGAACGTGACCCTGCGGGAACGTCTCAACCAGATCCTGCGCTTCCTTGGTCCACGTCACTTCGGTGGAGTCGAACGTCGTCACCGTGGTGGACTCGCTCTGCTCCGCCTCACCTGCCTGGAAGCCGGACATATCTACCGGAACCAGCGCGGCACCTTCGGCGCCACACACGCCGCACTTGACGGTGCCCATACCCAGGTAGGTGGAGCAACTGGAGCATTTCAGGGTCTTCGGCTTATTGGCCTCTTCAGCTTCCACCTTGGCCACTTCCTCGGCATATTTCTTTTCGAGTTCATGCTGCCGGTCATCGATCATGCCTTCCAGCGGATCCTCACCCTTTGCCATCTTGTCGCGCATCTGGTCGCCAATATTGTACATGGCCTGCATGGCTCCGGCGGGCAAGATGCTTTCACACGCTTCGGTGATGACGCTGGAGGTGATCATGCTGTGACCGCGCTCCAGGGAATAGCGCAGAATGGCGGCGGTCGCCATGGGGCGAACGAATCCCGGAATTTTCTTGAGACGTTCCTTGGCTTCCGCGGTCCACTCAATGCTCTCTTCCGCCTGCATATCAACCGGCGGCTTGTACACGCGGCTGGAAAGCAGGACGTTACAGGGAACGAGGCGAAGCAGGTTTTCGGTGTTGCCACCGATGTCCATGTCTTCCGAGCTGTGCACGCCGATGCGGCCCAGGATGAGAACCCAGGGGTTTTCTTCGCGGGCGTACTGGAGAACTTTTTCGAACACCTTGCCGTCGAGCAGACGCGCCGTGCACTCCAGCCCTTCGTCTTCGACGATCTTGCGGGACACCTCAAGGTGCGACTGATAAATCTTGGCCAGTCCCTTGTCGATGATGTCCTCGTGCAGTTTTTCCTGCTGTTCGAACTTGAACACCTTGGCGGCGTCTTTCGACAGAACACCGGTGAGGCTGTTGAACATGGCGTAATGGAAATACGGGTCGAAGGTGGAAATGACTTCCAGCGGACGACCGGTCTGCTTGGCCATGTCAATGGCGGTCTTCAAACCGCCGAAGGAATGACCGCTGCCATCCACCGCGACGACGATCTTGCCACTCGAGGGCTTTTCACTGTGGATCGCGGGTACATTCTTGACGATCAGCGTGTCGGTGTTGATGCGCCGGATCACGCGCTCCGTGACGGTGCCGATCTGGCTGTCCTTGATGGCTCCCAGTCCCAGAGCACCCATGATGACCAGATCGTAATTCGACTCTTTAATGTCACGAACCAGCTCAATCCAGTTGCGGCCTTCCAACGACTTCCCGATGAACGGGATGTTGCGCGCCTTGCTCTTGAATTTGGGAACGTCCAGATAAGAGTCCGTGATGACTTCCATGCCCTTGGTGATCAACTGGTCATGGATGGCGCGCTGTTTCTCCAACTCCTGCTCATCCTGATACTCTTCAGGCAAGCCGCTCTCCATCTGCCGAAAACGGACATCGTGCATCTTGGCAGCGTAAACGTGGCTGGAGATGATCGTGGCATCGGTTCCCTTGGCGAATTCCAACGCCAGGTCAACACACTCGTTCGAATAGTCGGAATTATCGACCGGAACGTAGATATTTTTAAACATGGGGTTCTGTTCTCCCTAAAATTACCTATGTATATGTATGGCAAATACTTCTAACGGAATCTATATATAAGGACTTAATTTGATTTGGTTTAGAGTCCCAACCTATGCGAGTCAATACTCCATGGCGCGGAAGTGAAATCAGTCGGAATTCTAACAAAATTTCGGGGACTGTCAACTGAAAACCCCAATGTTTTTAAAAGCTCTGGCCGCATTCGCCCCGCCTAGGAAAGAAGTCTATATCCACTCCTTTTTAGGTTGCCCGGCAGTGCCACAACACCGGTTCGATCTTAAAGGCCAGGCACTCACTATAAGCCATAAAACCGGGGGGAAGCCCTTTTTATTCAAAATTTCTTCCTGCAAAGAAAAGTTCTTATGGTATATAATCGGGAAAAATCGACCTGAGCGTGGTGCGATCCAGAGCCATCCAGGGTTTTTACACCGGTGGGGGGCCGGTGATCCCACGCACTCTTCCAACTCAATGGGAACCGCCTTAATCCACTATTTTACAATTACTTGTATCCACTTCGGGCACCCTCTCCGCCGGGGCAAGGATACAGGAGGAAAATTCGATGTTGTTTTCCACAAAACAGGATTTGATCGACCATCTCAAAGGCGCGGCCTCTTGCAATAATAGTGACGTCCACCTTGAAAATGAAGATGCCTTACGGGACAAGGCTTTGGACCGCCTTGTCCACAACGCCGTCCTCAATCCGACCGCAGAAATCCGGGGCCGATCCCGATTTGCCATCAAGAGCCTGGCCGCACAGCAGGGGATCGTCCCCGCCTCCATCCAGGACCTGTATGAGGCCCGCGGCCAGGGTAAAAACAAAGGTTACACGGTTCCCGCCATCAATATCCGGGGCATGACCTACGAGACCTGCCGGGCCATTTTCCGTACCGCTCAGGCCTGCCGGGCCGGCGCGTTCATCTTTGAGATCGCCAAATCTGAAATCGGCTACACCCATCAGCGCCCGCACGAATACGCAGCCGTGGTGCTGGCAGCGGCGATCAAGGAAAAATACCGGGGCCCGGTTTTCATCCAGGGCGACCACTTTCAGGTCAATGCCCAGAAATTCCATGAAAATCGCGACAAGGAGATCGAAGGCCTCAAGGACCTCATCCGGGACGCCCTGCTGGCCGGGTTCTACAACATCGACATCGACACCTCCACTTTGGTGACGCTGGAACCGGAAGATGTGAAAGAGCAGCAGCGGCTCAACTTTGAGGTGGGTGTGGAACTGACCCAATTCATCCGCGAGCTGGAACCGGAAGGCGTGACGGTCTCCGTCGGCGGCGAGATCGGCGAGGTCGGCAAAGAGAACAGCAACGAGAAGGAACTGCGCGCCTACATGGACAACTTCAACGAAAGACTGGCCGCAGTCAATCCGCAATACAAGACCATCAGCAAAATCTCCATCCAGACGGGAACCGAACACGGCGGCGTGCCGCTGGCGGACGGGTCGGTGGCCGATGTGCAGCTCGATTTCGAAACACTGGA of Nitrospina watsonii contains these proteins:
- a CDS encoding universal stress protein codes for the protein MFKNIYVPVDNSDYSNECVDLALEFAKGTDATIISSHVYAAKMHDVRFRQMESGLPEEYQDEQELEKQRAIHDQLITKGMEVITDSYLDVPKFKSKARNIPFIGKSLEGRNWIELVRDIKESNYDLVIMGALGLGAIKDSQIGTVTERVIRRINTDTLIVKNVPAIHSEKPSSGKIVVAVDGSGHSFGGLKTAIDMAKQTGRPLEVISTFDPYFHYAMFNSLTGVLSKDAAKVFKFEQQEKLHEDIIDKGLAKIYQSHLEVSRKIVEDEGLECTARLLDGKVFEKVLQYAREENPWVLILGRIGVHSSEDMDIGGNTENLLRLVPCNVLLSSRVYKPPVDMQAEESIEWTAEAKERLKKIPGFVRPMATAAILRYSLERGHSMITSSVITEACESILPAGAMQAMYNIGDQMRDKMAKGEDPLEGMIDDRQHELEKKYAEEVAKVEAEEANKPKTLKCSSCSTYLGMGTVKCGVCGAEGAALVPVDMSGFQAGEAEQSESTTVTTFDSTEVTWTKEAQDLVETFPQGHVRRRAHARIEKNARIQKVDTITKAFAEKILNEKADGRKEVAVAETPGNGGNGKETGNGNGDKGHLQAYGDPALFPGKNFSKGPVDPTRFLWTEDAIARIEQVPQGFMRENTRERVLDYANHFNLMEIDLDTCQKGIEESIKVMTEMINSGATLDDFLPQKK
- a CDS encoding class II fructose-bisphosphate aldolase is translated as MLFSTKQDLIDHLKGAASCNNSDVHLENEDALRDKALDRLVHNAVLNPTAEIRGRSRFAIKSLAAQQGIVPASIQDLYEARGQGKNKGYTVPAINIRGMTYETCRAIFRTAQACRAGAFIFEIAKSEIGYTHQRPHEYAAVVLAAAIKEKYRGPVFIQGDHFQVNAQKFHENRDKEIEGLKDLIRDALLAGFYNIDIDTSTLVTLEPEDVKEQQRLNFEVGVELTQFIRELEPEGVTVSVGGEIGEVGKENSNEKELRAYMDNFNERLAAVNPQYKTISKISIQTGTEHGGVPLADGSVADVQLDFETLEKLSQISREQYHLAGAVQHGASTLPAEMFHKFPELETAEIHLATNFQNMIYDSTHFPQTLKQEIYDYLRKQFADEKKANWTDEQFIYKTRKKGFGNPFKERFWNLPDDIKAKIGKELEDKFHFLFEQLKANDTRQYVDATVQSVTVAPDLQNELEHA